One segment of Proteus appendicitidis DNA contains the following:
- the ldtD gene encoding L,D-transpeptidase codes for MTYQPIKRAIAYSVVIGTLLSSHYAIATETESVTLSAPETENTTLVPVNNEIMPAPATVVMKAPPLTELAVRTKLQSWSQPGYKPLYLNQLVKVYQANDLALIWQDEKIVQQLQQQIAEVAMSGTQPQFGQWLIQLDAPELTKEARDLILSDAFLGYISFVEQVNKSGISLLYRDVTQTLPSPTDKSVVELQQNIQNNTLGSFIISYAPSHPYYALMKEEVRKQLHDSVVWPEMKGTTSLKPNQSSQEVIPLRQILRNLKLIPELAANEQEIATTVYDPSLVAAVKLFQTAHGLEPDGVIGRQTRVWLNITPAQRASIMALNIQRLRLTPAVGNTGIWVNIPDFSLYFYANNELILDSKVIVGRPDRKTPIMSSALNNVVVNPPWNVPISMTRKDIVPRGKADPSYFSRKGYTIYSGWGNDAYPINPYDIDWQNMSANNFPYRIWQAPGPTNSLGRYKFNMPNSDAIYLHDTPNHSLFAKNMRAISSGCIRVNKASELASILLGDAGWKQDRIDAALKRGSTQYAPIPERIPVYLYYQTAWVAPENAPQYRADIYGYDKITINSQPYLENIKKYF; via the coding sequence ATGACGTATCAACCAATTAAAAGAGCAATCGCATATTCAGTTGTTATAGGTACACTCCTTTCTAGTCATTATGCAATAGCCACAGAAACAGAGTCGGTGACTTTATCTGCACCCGAAACAGAAAACACGACGTTAGTTCCTGTGAATAATGAAATTATGCCAGCACCTGCAACTGTGGTTATGAAAGCCCCACCATTGACTGAGTTAGCAGTAAGAACAAAACTACAGTCATGGAGCCAGCCGGGATATAAACCGTTATATTTAAACCAGCTAGTAAAAGTTTACCAAGCAAATGACTTAGCATTAATCTGGCAAGATGAAAAAATAGTCCAGCAATTACAGCAACAAATTGCTGAAGTGGCGATGTCGGGAACCCAACCTCAGTTTGGGCAATGGCTAATACAATTAGATGCGCCTGAATTAACAAAAGAAGCGCGTGATCTTATTTTATCAGATGCTTTTTTAGGCTATATCAGTTTTGTTGAGCAAGTAAATAAATCAGGCATATCTTTACTGTATCGTGATGTGACTCAAACATTACCATCACCAACTGATAAATCAGTCGTGGAATTACAGCAAAATATTCAAAATAACACTTTAGGTAGCTTTATTATTTCTTATGCACCGTCTCATCCTTATTACGCCTTAATGAAAGAGGAAGTACGAAAGCAGTTACATGATTCAGTTGTTTGGCCTGAAATGAAAGGAACGACATCATTAAAGCCAAATCAATCATCACAAGAAGTTATACCGCTGAGACAAATTTTACGTAATTTAAAATTAATTCCTGAGTTGGCAGCAAACGAGCAGGAAATTGCGACAACGGTTTATGATCCGTCTTTAGTTGCGGCTGTTAAATTATTTCAAACTGCCCATGGATTGGAGCCAGATGGTGTTATTGGGCGACAAACGCGAGTGTGGTTAAATATAACGCCAGCACAGCGTGCTAGCATTATGGCATTAAATATTCAACGTCTTCGCCTAACGCCTGCTGTTGGTAACACTGGAATTTGGGTTAATATTCCTGATTTCTCACTCTACTTTTATGCCAATAACGAGCTTATTCTCGACTCAAAAGTTATTGTTGGTCGCCCTGATAGAAAAACACCGATTATGAGTAGTGCGCTAAATAATGTCGTGGTTAATCCACCTTGGAATGTGCCAATAAGCATGACTCGTAAAGATATTGTACCTAGAGGTAAAGCAGATCCTAGTTACTTTAGTCGTAAGGGATATACCATTTATTCAGGGTGGGGGAATGATGCTTATCCTATTAACCCTTACGATATTGATTGGCAAAATATGAGTGCTAATAACTTCCCTTACCGAATTTGGCAGGCTCCTGGACCAACAAACTCATTAGGTCGTTATAAGTTTAATATGCCAAATTCAGATGCGATATATCTGCATGACACACCAAATCATTCACTGTTTGCAAAAAATATGAGGGCAATCAGCTCAGGGTGTATTCGTGTTAATAAGGCCTCTGAACTTGCTTCAATTTTATTGGGTGATGCTGGATGGAAACAAGATAGAATTGATGCGGCACTAAAACGTGGTTCAACACAATATGCGCCAATTCCTGAACGGATTCCGGTTTATTTATATTATCAAACAGCATGGGTGGCTCCGGAAAATGCACCTCAATATCGTGCAGATATTTATGGTTATGACAAAATAACGATCAATTCACAACCTTATTTAGAGAATATTAAGAAATACTTTTAA
- a CDS encoding YcbK family protein: MDIIDSHRRKWLGLGMAAVGLGLLPSHAFASLATPRPKILRFNNLNTGETIKAEFFDGKRYNKQELAKLNHLFRDYRQNKIKTIDPALFDQIYLLQVMLNNNKPVELISGYRSLVTNNNLRHSSSGVAKKSYHTRGQAMDFRLLGTDLSKVRQVALRMKAGGVGYYPRSNFVHIDTGPVRSW, encoded by the coding sequence ATGGATATTATTGATTCACATCGCCGTAAATGGCTGGGGCTTGGTATGGCCGCAGTGGGGTTAGGGTTATTGCCTTCTCATGCTTTTGCTTCATTAGCGACACCTCGACCAAAAATCCTTCGCTTTAATAATTTAAATACTGGCGAAACTATTAAAGCCGAGTTTTTTGATGGGAAACGTTATAATAAACAGGAACTTGCTAAATTAAACCACCTTTTTAGAGATTATCGTCAAAACAAAATCAAAACCATTGATCCCGCACTGTTTGACCAAATCTATTTATTGCAAGTGATGCTTAATAACAATAAACCTGTAGAGCTTATTTCAGGTTATCGCTCTTTAGTAACGAATAATAATCTACGTCATAGTAGTAGCGGAGTGGCAAAGAAGAGCTATCACACGCGTGGACAAGCAATGGATTTTCGTTTACTCGGCACTGATCTTTCTAAAGTGCGTCAAGTTGCATTAAGAATGAAAGCAGGTGGTGTAGGCTATTATCCAAGAAGTAATTTTGTGCATATTGATACAGGACCAGTCCGCTCATGGTAA
- a CDS encoding MBL fold metallo-hydrolase — protein sequence MMYHIVPVTNYMQNCTLIWCDETKEAAIVDPGGDVETLIAQIEERQLTLTKVLLTHGHFDHIAGTSQIVEHFNVPVYGPHEDDNFLLEELEQQCRMFNFPCGKSFRPDSWLNEGDTITIGKTISLSVLHCPGHTPGHIIFVNHQNKLISMGDVLFKESIGRTDFPRGNHADLIASIKNKVLPLGDDYLFIPGHGPMSNLGHERQYNPFLQDEMPIW from the coding sequence ATGATGTATCACATTGTACCTGTGACAAACTATATGCAAAATTGCACCCTTATTTGGTGCGATGAAACGAAGGAAGCGGCAATTGTTGATCCTGGTGGCGATGTCGAAACGCTTATTGCGCAAATCGAAGAACGCCAATTAACATTGACCAAAGTATTATTAACACACGGGCACTTCGACCATATTGCAGGCACCTCACAAATTGTTGAGCACTTCAATGTTCCTGTTTACGGTCCTCATGAAGATGATAATTTCTTATTAGAAGAATTAGAACAACAGTGCCGTATGTTTAATTTCCCTTGCGGAAAATCATTTAGACCAGATAGCTGGTTAAATGAAGGCGATACTATCACAATTGGTAAAACAATTTCGTTATCTGTTTTACATTGCCCTGGTCATACGCCGGGACATATTATTTTTGTAAATCATCAGAATAAACTTATCTCTATGGGAGATGTGTTATTTAAAGAAAGTATTGGTCGTACCGATTTCCCTCGAGGAAACCATGCCGATCTTATTGCTTCAATCAAAAATAAAGTTTTACCTTTAGGCGATGATTATTTGTTTATTCCGGGACATGGACCTATGTCTAATTTAGGGCACGAACGACAATATAATCCTTTTTTACAAGATGAAATGCCAATCTGGTAA
- a CDS encoding amino acid aminotransferase codes for MFEKIIAAPADPILGLADSFRSDPRENKINLGIGVYKDETGKTPVLTTVKKAEKYLLENETTKNYLPISGIPEFGNVTQALLFGEQHPIITEKRARTAQAPGGTGALRIAADFIAQQTTAKRVWISNPTWPNHNNIFQTAGLEICNYDYYDAENRGLDFDGMLASLANAQAGDVVLFHGCCHNPSGIDPTEEQWRQLATLSAEKGWLPVFDFAYQGFARGLEEDAQGLRLFAEKNPELIVASSYSKNFGLYNERVGACTIVTKDSDTAEKAFSQAKAIIRANYSNPPAHGASVVTTILSNPELKEEWIEELTTMRERIQRMRQLLVTTLQEKGAKQDFSFIIDQNGMFSFSGLNKEQVERLRAEYGIYIVGSGRINVAGLTLENMVPLCEAIVAVL; via the coding sequence ATGTTTGAGAAAATCATTGCTGCACCAGCCGATCCTATTCTGGGTTTAGCTGATAGTTTCCGTTCTGATCCTCGTGAAAACAAAATTAATTTAGGAATTGGTGTTTACAAGGATGAGACAGGTAAAACACCTGTTTTAACCACTGTTAAGAAAGCAGAAAAATACCTGTTAGAAAACGAAACCACTAAAAACTACCTTCCTATTAGCGGTATCCCTGAATTTGGCAATGTGACCCAAGCACTTCTGTTTGGTGAACAACATCCTATTATTACTGAAAAGCGCGCACGCACAGCTCAAGCACCGGGTGGTACAGGTGCTTTACGTATTGCTGCAGATTTTATTGCTCAACAAACCACAGCAAAACGTGTCTGGATCAGTAATCCAACTTGGCCTAACCATAATAATATTTTCCAAACTGCAGGTCTTGAGATCTGTAATTATGATTATTATGACGCAGAAAATCGCGGGTTAGATTTTGACGGTATGTTAGCAAGCCTTGCAAATGCACAGGCTGGTGACGTTGTCTTATTCCACGGTTGCTGTCATAACCCAAGCGGTATTGATCCAACAGAAGAACAATGGCGTCAATTAGCGACATTATCAGCAGAGAAAGGCTGGTTACCTGTTTTTGACTTTGCATACCAAGGTTTTGCCCGTGGTCTTGAAGAGGATGCACAAGGCTTGCGTCTCTTTGCAGAAAAGAATCCTGAGCTTATTGTTGCTAGTTCATATTCTAAAAATTTCGGTCTTTACAACGAACGTGTAGGCGCATGCACCATTGTTACCAAAGACAGCGACACGGCTGAAAAAGCCTTTAGCCAAGCAAAAGCAATTATTCGTGCAAACTACTCAAACCCACCAGCACACGGCGCTTCAGTGGTAACTACTATTCTTTCTAACCCAGAGTTAAAAGAAGAGTGGATTGAAGAGCTGACAACCATGCGTGAACGAATTCAACGTATGCGTCAATTGTTAGTGACTACACTACAAGAAAAAGGCGCTAAACAAGACTTTAGCTTTATTATCGACCAAAATGGTATGTTCTCATTTAGTGGTTTAAATAAAGAGCAAGTTGAGCGTTTACGTGCTGAATACGGTATTTATATCGTGGGTTCAGGTCGTATTAACGTTGCAGGTTTAACCCTTGAGAATATGGTTCCACTGTGTGAAGCCATTGTTGCAGTACTCTAA
- a CDS encoding porin — translation MMKRNLLAVVIPALMFAGAANAAEMYNKDGNKVDIYGKVDVRHYFADKDSHESGDASRARIGFKGETQINKDLVGFGRFEYEVKTNNTEGSEGNAKTRFAYAGFKFADYGSMDFGRNYGVIYDTNAWTDVLPLWGGDSMSQTDVYMTGRTGNVLTYRNTDMFGYVDGLGFALQYQGKNNENTNNARQGSKANGDGFGFSTAYNLGWGVTLGGGYSNSARTSAQQDGVNATARGSRAEAWNFGGKFEANNVYLAAMYGETRNMTTYKDGIANKTQNIELTAQYDFKDLGLKPSLGYVQSKGKDLDANGASRVSDADLVKYISVGSFYKFNKNMTAVVDYKINLLKSDNALGLNDDNVVGLGLTYQF, via the coding sequence ATGATGAAGCGCAATCTTCTTGCAGTGGTAATCCCAGCTTTAATGTTTGCTGGTGCAGCAAACGCAGCTGAAATGTATAACAAAGACGGCAACAAAGTAGACATCTACGGTAAAGTTGACGTTCGTCATTACTTCGCTGATAAAGATTCACATGAAAGCGGTGATGCTTCTCGTGCACGTATCGGTTTCAAAGGCGAAACTCAAATCAATAAAGATTTAGTTGGTTTTGGTCGTTTTGAATACGAAGTTAAAACTAACAACACTGAAGGTAGCGAAGGTAATGCGAAAACTCGTTTCGCTTACGCTGGTTTTAAATTCGCTGACTACGGTTCAATGGACTTCGGTCGTAACTACGGTGTAATTTACGACACCAATGCATGGACAGACGTACTGCCTTTATGGGGCGGCGACTCAATGTCACAAACTGACGTTTACATGACTGGTCGTACTGGCAACGTTCTGACTTACCGTAACACTGATATGTTTGGCTATGTTGATGGCTTAGGTTTTGCTCTGCAATACCAAGGTAAAAACAACGAAAACACCAACAATGCACGTCAAGGCTCAAAAGCTAATGGCGACGGTTTCGGTTTCTCTACAGCTTATAACTTAGGCTGGGGTGTAACTCTGGGTGGTGGTTATTCTAACTCTGCTCGTACTTCTGCTCAACAAGATGGCGTTAACGCGACAGCTCGCGGTAGCCGTGCAGAAGCATGGAACTTCGGTGGTAAATTCGAAGCTAACAACGTTTACTTAGCAGCAATGTACGGTGAAACCCGTAACATGACTACTTATAAAGACGGTATCGCTAACAAAACTCAAAACATCGAGTTAACTGCACAATATGACTTTAAAGATTTAGGTCTGAAACCATCTTTAGGTTATGTTCAATCTAAAGGTAAAGATTTAGATGCTAATGGTGCTTCACGCGTTTCTGATGCTGATTTAGTTAAATATATCTCTGTAGGTTCTTTCTACAAATTTAACAAAAACATGACTGCAGTTGTTGATTACAAAATCAACCTGCTGAAATCTGATAATGCTTTAGGTCTGAACGACGATAACGTAGTTGGTTTAGGTCTGACTTATCAGTTCTAA
- the asnS gene encoding asparagine--tRNA ligase, whose protein sequence is MIVAPVVDVLQGRIAVGEDVTVRGWVRTRRDSKAGISFLTVYDGSCFNPVQAIINNNLPNYQDEVLHLTTGCSVEVTGKIVESPGQGQNFEIQATNVVVVGMVDDPETYPMAAKRHSIEYLREVAHLRPRTNLIGAVARVRHTLAQALHRFFDEQGFFWVSTPLITAADTEGAGEMFRVSTLDMNNLPRTDKGEVDFSEDFFGREAFLTVSGQLNGETYASALSKVYTFGPTFRAENSNTSRHLAEFWMVEPEVAFADLNDIAALAEKMLKYTFAAVLAERKDDMEFFAQRVDKDAITRLENFITSDFAQIDYTDAVTVLENCGEKFENPVYWGVDLSSEHERYLAEKHFKAPVVVKNYPKDIKAFYMRMNEDGKTVAAMDVLAPGIGEIIGGSQREERLDMFDKRLEEMGMNKEDYWWYRDLRRYGTVPHSGFGLGFERLVAYVTGVANVREVIPFPRTPRNADF, encoded by the coding sequence ATGATCGTTGCGCCTGTAGTCGACGTACTGCAAGGCCGTATCGCGGTTGGCGAAGACGTCACCGTTCGCGGTTGGGTACGTACAAGAAGAGATTCAAAAGCTGGTATCTCATTTCTTACCGTCTATGACGGTTCCTGCTTTAATCCAGTACAGGCCATCATTAATAATAATTTACCGAATTATCAAGATGAAGTGCTGCACTTAACCACAGGCTGTTCTGTGGAAGTCACCGGTAAAATTGTTGAATCTCCGGGCCAGGGACAGAACTTTGAAATTCAAGCCACTAATGTTGTTGTGGTAGGAATGGTCGATGATCCGGAAACTTATCCGATGGCCGCCAAACGTCATAGTATTGAGTACCTACGTGAAGTTGCTCACCTTCGTCCTCGTACTAACTTAATTGGTGCAGTTGCTCGTGTTCGTCACACATTAGCACAAGCACTACATCGTTTCTTCGATGAACAAGGCTTCTTCTGGGTTTCTACGCCACTAATTACAGCGGCTGATACAGAAGGTGCAGGTGAAATGTTCCGTGTTTCTACATTAGATATGAACAACCTGCCACGCACAGATAAAGGCGAAGTCGATTTCAGTGAAGACTTTTTTGGTCGTGAAGCGTTTTTAACGGTTTCTGGTCAGCTAAATGGTGAAACTTACGCCTCTGCATTAAGCAAAGTGTATACTTTCGGCCCCACATTCCGTGCTGAAAACTCAAATACCAGTCGTCACCTTGCTGAATTCTGGATGGTAGAGCCTGAAGTGGCATTTGCTGATCTTAACGATATCGCAGCTCTTGCTGAAAAAATGCTGAAATACACCTTTGCAGCTGTATTAGCAGAGCGTAAAGATGATATGGAGTTCTTTGCACAACGTGTCGATAAAGACGCTATCACACGCTTAGAGAACTTTATCACCTCTGACTTTGCTCAAATTGATTATACCGATGCAGTTACTGTGCTTGAAAACTGTGGTGAGAAATTTGAAAACCCAGTTTATTGGGGTGTTGACCTCTCTTCTGAGCATGAACGTTATCTTGCAGAGAAACACTTTAAAGCACCTGTTGTGGTGAAAAACTATCCGAAAGACATCAAAGCATTCTATATGCGTATGAATGAAGACGGTAAAACAGTTGCAGCAATGGATGTATTAGCACCAGGAATTGGTGAAATCATCGGTGGTTCTCAACGTGAAGAGCGTTTAGATATGTTTGATAAACGTTTAGAAGAAATGGGAATGAATAAAGAAGATTACTGGTGGTATCGCGACCTACGTCGTTATGGCACTGTGCCTCATTCAGGTTTCGGTTTAGGTTTTGAACGTTTAGTTGCTTATGTGACCGGTGTCGCAAACGTTCGTGAAGTTATTCCGTTCCCACGCACACCAAGAAATGCAGATTTTTAA
- the pncB gene encoding nicotinate phosphoribosyltransferase has protein sequence MILDATPIITSLLDTDAYKLHMQQAVYHHYSDIPVVAEFRCRSDERLGEYATTLRHQVNMMADLSLTNEEFNYLQSLPFFKNDYLQWFKHFRFKPEQVKISTTAENQLSIRITGPWREVILWEVPLLALVSEIVHRTRSPQITPDDAVNQLRKLIDIFYRDAAEQQVDLADFKLMDFGTRRRFSYDVQCAIVDELKNHFPYLIGTSNYHLAERMHLAPVGTQAHEWFQAHQQISPELANSQRAALQSWLDEYPDQLGIALTDCITMDAFLRDFDKAFAESYQGLRHDSGDPIEWGEKAIAHYEKLGIDPMSKVLVFSDSLDFQKALVLYKHFHKRIRLIFGIGTRLTCNIPEITPLNIVIKLVECNGKPVAKLSDSPGKTICDDNDFVDKLRKAFDVPLVKQAC, from the coding sequence ATGATTTTAGACGCTACACCGATTATTACATCACTGTTGGATACCGATGCATATAAGCTCCACATGCAACAAGCGGTTTACCACCATTATAGTGATATTCCTGTCGTTGCTGAGTTCCGCTGTCGGAGTGATGAACGTCTAGGTGAATATGCAACAACCTTACGCCATCAAGTTAATATGATGGCAGACTTGTCATTAACGAATGAAGAATTTAACTATCTTCAGAGCCTCCCCTTTTTCAAAAATGACTATCTGCAATGGTTTAAGCATTTTCGCTTTAAACCTGAACAAGTCAAAATTTCAACAACAGCTGAAAACCAATTGTCGATCAGAATAACGGGGCCTTGGCGCGAAGTTATTCTATGGGAAGTTCCTTTGTTGGCTTTAGTGAGTGAAATTGTACATCGTACTCGTTCTCCTCAAATCACGCCTGATGACGCAGTTAATCAACTACGTAAATTAATTGATATCTTCTACCGTGATGCTGCAGAGCAACAGGTTGACTTAGCTGATTTTAAATTAATGGATTTCGGTACTCGCCGCCGTTTCTCTTATGATGTACAGTGTGCCATTGTGGATGAGCTAAAAAATCATTTCCCTTATCTTATTGGTACAAGTAACTATCATTTAGCTGAACGTATGCATTTGGCTCCTGTGGGAACGCAAGCTCACGAGTGGTTTCAAGCTCATCAGCAGATTAGCCCTGAACTGGCAAATAGCCAGCGTGCAGCCTTGCAATCTTGGTTAGATGAATATCCAGATCAATTAGGTATTGCATTAACAGATTGCATTACAATGGATGCGTTTTTGCGTGATTTTGATAAAGCCTTTGCAGAGAGCTACCAAGGTTTACGTCACGACTCCGGTGATCCGATTGAATGGGGTGAAAAAGCGATCGCGCATTATGAAAAATTGGGTATTGATCCAATGAGTAAAGTATTAGTCTTTTCTGATAGTCTCGATTTTCAAAAAGCACTGGTCCTTTATAAGCATTTTCATAAGCGCATTCGTCTAATCTTTGGTATTGGCACTCGACTTACTTGTAACATTCCTGAAATAACGCCTCTTAATATTGTAATTAAGCTGGTGGAGTGCAATGGTAAGCCAGTTGCTAAATTATCAGATAGCCCAGGTAAAACGATTTGTGACGACAATGACTTTGTTGACAAGCTACGCAAAGCCTTTGACGTTCCTCTTGTTAAACAGGCCTGTTAA
- the pepN gene encoding aminopeptidase N, giving the protein MTQQRIAKFRKDYRAPDYTITDLHLDFILDKENTQVTAISQCKRLNSDATALVLDGEDLTLKSIAVNDVAWTHYKEENGKLIIEQLPEQFTLKIVNEINPSANTALEGLYVSGDALCTQCEAEGFRHITYYLDRPDVLARYTTTITADKKQYPYLLSNGNRIAQGELDDGRHWVTWEDPHPKPSYLFAVVAGDFDVLRDTFITKSGREVALELFVDKGNLDRADWAMTSLKNAMAWDQSRFNLEYDLDIYMIVAVDFFNMGAMENKGLNVFNSKYVLAKSETATDKDYLGIESVIGHEYFHNWTGNRITCRDWFQLSLKEGLTVFRDQEFSSDLGSRSVNRINNVRVMRTAQFAEDASPMAHPIRPDSVIEMNNFYTLTVYEKGSEVIRMIHTLLGEEQFQAGIQMYIHRHDGSAATCDDFIQAMEDASNVDLTLFRRWYSQSGTPQLTVRDSYNANKKQYTLTVSQMTPPTADQTEKQPLHIPLDIELYDTKGNVIPLRSQGQTISNVLNVVREEQQFVFDDVPEQPIPSLLREFSAPVKLDYPFTDEQLSFLMKYARNAFSRWDAAQALLGRYIKENVARVQKGESCILPEMVVDAFRAVLLDKDIDPALAALILTLPTDVEAGESFSIIDPVAIHKALGFIRKTLATEMADEFSAVYHSMHIGAYRVNHDDIAKRDLRNVCLAYLAVENEQTGNQLVGVQYHNSDNMTDALAALNAAVMAQLPCKDALLQEFDDKWHQDGLVMDKWFSLQAMSPAKEVLQKVRSLLSHRSFTLANPNRTRALIGAFVNNNPVAFHAEDGSGYLLLTEILTDLNSRNPQVASRLIEPFIRLKRYDATRQEKMRAELLKLKELENLSGDLYEKITKALAD; this is encoded by the coding sequence ATGACACAACAAAGAATCGCGAAATTTCGCAAAGATTATCGTGCTCCTGACTACACAATCACCGATTTACATCTTGATTTTATTTTAGACAAAGAAAACACCCAGGTTACGGCGATAAGCCAATGTAAACGCCTAAACTCAGATGCGACAGCATTAGTGTTAGATGGTGAAGACTTAACATTAAAATCAATCGCAGTGAATGATGTTGCTTGGACACACTATAAAGAAGAAAACGGCAAACTCATCATTGAACAACTGCCAGAGCAATTTACATTAAAAATTGTTAACGAGATTAATCCATCGGCTAACACCGCGTTAGAAGGGTTATATGTTTCTGGTGATGCATTATGTACACAATGTGAAGCTGAAGGCTTTCGCCATATTACTTACTATTTAGATAGACCTGATGTATTAGCTCGTTACACCACAACAATTACGGCAGACAAAAAACAGTATCCTTATTTATTATCCAATGGTAACCGTATTGCACAAGGTGAACTGGATGATGGTCGCCATTGGGTAACATGGGAAGATCCACATCCAAAACCAAGTTATTTATTTGCTGTGGTAGCGGGTGATTTTGATGTATTACGAGATACTTTTATCACCAAAAGTGGCCGTGAAGTTGCTTTAGAGCTTTTTGTTGATAAAGGTAATTTGGATCGTGCAGATTGGGCTATGACATCATTGAAAAATGCGATGGCATGGGATCAATCTCGCTTTAATTTAGAATATGATCTCGACATCTATATGATAGTTGCTGTTGATTTCTTTAATATGGGTGCAATGGAGAATAAAGGGCTGAATGTCTTTAACTCTAAATATGTGCTAGCAAAAAGTGAAACGGCAACTGACAAAGATTACTTAGGTATCGAGTCTGTTATTGGTCATGAATATTTCCATAACTGGACAGGTAACCGTATTACTTGTCGTGATTGGTTCCAGTTAAGTTTAAAAGAAGGCTTAACTGTTTTCCGTGATCAAGAATTTAGCTCTGACTTAGGTTCACGCTCTGTGAATCGTATCAATAATGTACGAGTGATGCGTACTGCTCAGTTTGCAGAAGATGCAAGCCCTATGGCACACCCAATTCGTCCTGATAGTGTGATCGAAATGAACAACTTCTATACTTTAACAGTATATGAAAAAGGTTCAGAAGTGATCAGAATGATCCACACCTTATTAGGTGAAGAGCAATTCCAAGCTGGTATTCAAATGTATATTCATCGTCACGACGGCAGTGCTGCAACTTGTGACGATTTTATTCAAGCAATGGAAGATGCTTCTAATGTTGATCTTACCTTATTCCGTCGTTGGTATAGCCAATCAGGTACACCACAACTGACCGTTCGTGACAGTTATAATGCTAATAAAAAGCAATACACTTTAACGGTTAGTCAAATGACACCACCGACAGCCGATCAAACTGAAAAGCAGCCATTACATATTCCATTAGATATTGAATTATATGATACCAAAGGCAATGTGATCCCACTGCGTTCACAAGGTCAAACTATTTCTAATGTATTGAATGTGGTACGTGAAGAGCAGCAGTTTGTTTTTGACGATGTGCCAGAACAACCGATCCCATCTTTATTGCGTGAGTTCTCTGCGCCTGTAAAACTTGATTATCCATTTACGGATGAGCAACTCTCTTTCTTAATGAAATATGCACGTAATGCATTTTCACGTTGGGATGCAGCTCAAGCATTATTAGGTCGCTATATAAAAGAAAATGTTGCTCGAGTTCAAAAGGGTGAAAGCTGCATTTTGCCTGAAATGGTGGTTGATGCTTTCCGTGCAGTATTACTTGATAAAGATATCGATCCTGCATTAGCTGCACTTATTCTGACATTACCAACAGATGTCGAAGCCGGTGAATCATTTAGTATTATTGATCCAGTTGCTATCCATAAAGCGCTTGGTTTTATTCGTAAAACACTAGCAACTGAAATGGCAGACGAGTTCTCTGCTGTTTACCATTCAATGCATATCGGTGCTTATCGTGTTAATCATGATGATATTGCAAAACGTGATTTGCGTAATGTTTGTTTAGCTTATTTAGCGGTTGAAAATGAGCAAACGGGCAATCAGCTTGTTGGTGTGCAATATCATAACAGTGACAATATGACCGACGCGCTCGCCGCACTTAATGCTGCTGTAATGGCTCAGTTACCTTGTAAAGATGCGTTATTACAAGAGTTCGATGACAAATGGCATCAAGATGGTTTAGTAATGGACAAATGGTTTAGTTTACAAGCCATGAGTCCAGCAAAAGAGGTGCTACAGAAAGTACGTAGTCTGTTATCTCATCGCTCATTTACACTTGCAAACCCTAATCGTACTCGTGCGCTAATTGGTGCTTTTGTGAATAATAACCCTGTGGCATTCCACGCTGAAGATGGTTCAGGTTATTTATTATTGACAGAAATTCTGACTGATTTAAATAGCCGTAACCCACAAGTTGCATCACGCCTTATTGAACCGTTTATTCGTTTAAAACGTTATGATGCAACGCGCCAAGAAAAAATGCGTGCAGAGTTATTAAAACTGAAAGAACTTGAGAATTTATCTGGTGATTTATATGAGAAAATTACCAAGGCGTTAGCTGATTAA